From Yersinia hibernica, a single genomic window includes:
- a CDS encoding flagellin has product MAVINTNTLSLTTQNNMNKSQSSLGTAIERLSSGLRINSAKDDAAGQAIANRFTSNIKGLTQASRNANDGISLAQTTEGALGEINNNLQRVRELSVQAATGSNSSSDLKSIQDEIQQRLDEIDRVSDQTQFNGVKVLAGNSSMKVQVGANDGETISINLEKIDSKSLGLQGFNVDGAKQASVDDLTSQFKATGSTNYNVGSPAVAYKVDINSGAVTDGTGVAQYINAGTGAFSGTATTPNTASTAYTTTAAAGTEATSIAAASVGKAVGDKFTAQGMEFTVKTAADANGNGVFSATVDGKSVDFTTTASTGAAATDAKIATSSALFTSVVGGGLTTKATENNRAATLADLDLQGATKTGSTLTVNGTTYTANAKGDEITNAAGKVMYTSRTANGNVTLINEDAAASQKSTEDQLATVDKALAQVDALRSGLGAVQNRFDSAITNLGNTINNLTSARSRIQDADYSTEVSNMSRANILQQAGTSVLAQANQVPQTVLSLLR; this is encoded by the coding sequence ATGGCGGTAATTAACACTAACACCCTGTCTCTGACGACTCAGAACAACATGAATAAATCACAGTCCTCTTTAGGCACCGCCATTGAGCGTTTGTCTTCTGGTCTGCGTATCAACAGTGCAAAAGACGATGCTGCTGGTCAGGCAATCGCTAACCGTTTCACCTCTAATATCAAAGGGTTGACTCAGGCTTCTCGTAACGCAAACGACGGTATCTCGCTGGCGCAAACCACTGAAGGTGCGTTGGGCGAAATCAACAACAACTTACAACGTGTTCGTGAGCTGAGTGTTCAGGCGGCAACTGGTTCTAACTCATCTTCTGACCTGAAGTCAATCCAGGACGAAATTCAACAACGTCTGGACGAAATCGACCGCGTATCTGACCAAACTCAGTTCAACGGCGTGAAAGTTTTGGCTGGCAACAGCAGCATGAAAGTTCAGGTTGGCGCTAACGATGGCGAAACCATCAGCATCAATCTGGAAAAAATTGACTCAAAAAGCTTAGGCCTGCAAGGCTTCAACGTTGATGGCGCGAAACAAGCTTCTGTTGATGACCTGACTTCTCAGTTCAAAGCAACCGGTAGCACTAACTATAATGTTGGTTCTCCAGCAGTAGCCTACAAAGTAGATATTAACTCAGGTGCTGTGACTGATGGTACTGGTGTAGCACAATATATTAATGCAGGTACTGGCGCATTCTCTGGCACAGCAACTACGCCTAACACGGCATCAACTGCTTACACTACGACAGCCGCAGCTGGTACTGAAGCTACCTCTATTGCTGCGGCTTCCGTTGGTAAAGCGGTTGGCGATAAATTCACTGCCCAAGGTATGGAATTTACCGTTAAGACTGCGGCTGACGCAAATGGTAACGGTGTATTCAGTGCAACGGTCGATGGCAAGAGTGTAGATTTCACCACTACTGCTAGTACTGGTGCAGCGGCTACCGATGCAAAAATCGCAACTTCGAGTGCATTGTTCACCTCTGTTGTTGGTGGCGGCTTAACCACCAAAGCGACTGAAAATAACCGTGCTGCAACCTTGGCTGACCTGGATTTACAAGGTGCAACTAAAACTGGTAGCACTTTGACTGTTAACGGCACCACTTATACTGCAAACGCCAAAGGTGATGAAATCACTAACGCTGCTGGCAAAGTGATGTACACGTCCCGCACGGCTAACGGCAACGTGACGCTGATCAACGAAGATGCCGCTGCATCACAGAAATCAACTGAAGACCAACTGGCAACTGTTGATAAAGCGTTGGCACAAGTTGATGCGCTGCGTAGTGGTCTGGGTGCGGTACAAAACCGTTTTGACTCCGCTATCACCAACCTGGGTAACACCATTAACAACCTGACTTCAGCCCGTAGCCGCATTCAAGATGCTGATTACTCAACTGAAGTATCTAACATGAGCCGTGCAAACATTCTGCAACAAGCAGGTACTTCTGTACTGGCCCAGGCAAATCAGGTTCCACAAACTGTATTGTCTCTGTTGCGTTAA
- the fliD gene encoding flagellar filament capping protein FliD, whose protein sequence is MASISSLGIGSNLELGTLLDKLSASEQTRLTPLTNQQTSYKGKLTAYGVLQSALAKLETASAALKKADTLATTSVTSTNTAFAATTGSGATAGSYTVEVTNLAKAQSLLSGEVPNATDKLGNSNDSRTITIKQPGQTKPLEVKLTSEQTSLTGIRDAINKQEGSVTASIMKADDDTYYLALTSKETGTKSEMTVSVSGDDTLNNFLNYTPSTSGGSGAMTQKVKAEDAALTVNGVAITRQSNTITDAPQGVTLTLKAVTKKDEPEQLTITRDSTATKAAIQTFVDSYNSLQTTFASLTKYTAVEAGKDQSTSNGALVGDGTLRSIQTQLKSQLASAQAGDVKTLAAMGITQDLDGKLVIDDKKLDKALTDQPNSVTAFFVGDGKSTGFATQVDNLLNTALDTTKGSLKTATDGINKSLKSLEKQVTSTTDSINATIERYKAQFTQLDKLVSSLTNTGNFLTQQFSS, encoded by the coding sequence ATGGCAAGTATCAGTTCGCTGGGTATCGGTTCAAATTTGGAACTAGGCACTTTATTAGATAAATTAAGTGCTTCGGAGCAGACTCGTTTAACTCCACTAACCAACCAGCAGACCAGTTATAAGGGTAAACTCACCGCCTATGGTGTATTACAGAGCGCATTGGCTAAATTAGAAACTGCATCCGCTGCCCTAAAAAAAGCAGATACCCTAGCCACCACTTCTGTTACCAGCACCAATACAGCATTCGCCGCAACCACCGGCAGTGGTGCAACAGCGGGCAGTTACACCGTCGAGGTCACTAATCTGGCTAAAGCGCAATCACTGCTTTCTGGTGAGGTGCCCAACGCAACAGATAAACTGGGCAATAGCAACGACAGCCGTACTATAACAATAAAACAACCAGGCCAAACCAAGCCATTGGAAGTTAAGCTGACCAGCGAACAGACCTCTTTGACCGGAATTCGTGATGCGATTAATAAGCAAGAAGGTAGTGTTACTGCCAGTATCATGAAAGCGGATGATGACACTTATTATCTGGCCCTGACATCAAAGGAGACAGGGACTAAATCAGAAATGACTGTCAGTGTCAGTGGTGATGATACTTTAAATAATTTCCTAAATTATACGCCAAGCACTAGCGGTGGCAGCGGTGCAATGACACAGAAAGTGAAAGCAGAAGATGCCGCACTGACTGTTAATGGCGTGGCAATTACCCGTCAAAGCAACACCATTACCGACGCCCCACAAGGTGTAACCCTGACCTTAAAAGCAGTAACCAAGAAAGATGAACCTGAACAGCTGACAATTACTCGTGACTCCACAGCAACCAAAGCAGCGATTCAAACATTTGTCGATTCTTATAATTCACTGCAAACAACATTTGCCTCTTTAACTAAATATACCGCTGTTGAGGCAGGTAAAGATCAATCAACCAGCAATGGCGCATTAGTCGGCGATGGCACATTGCGCAGTATTCAGACCCAGCTAAAAAGTCAGTTGGCCTCAGCCCAGGCAGGGGATGTAAAAACGCTGGCGGCGATGGGTATAACTCAAGACCTTGATGGAAAATTAGTCATCGACGACAAAAAACTGGATAAGGCGTTGACTGACCAACCTAATAGTGTGACTGCATTTTTTGTCGGTGACGGTAAATCCACAGGTTTCGCCACTCAAGTAGATAACTTGTTAAACACCGCGCTCGATACCACTAAAGGCTCATTAAAAACAGCCACCGATGGGATAAACAAGTCACTCAAATCATTAGAAAAACAGGTTACATCGACCACTGATAGCATTAACGCCACCATTGAGCGATATAAAGCACAATTTACCCAATTAGATAAATTGGTGAGTTCATTAACCAATACAGGTAATTTCTTAACTCAGCAATTTTCTTCATAA
- the fliS gene encoding flagellar export chaperone FliS, producing MYNRSGVQAYAQVSMESGVMSASPHQLIVMLFDGAQSALVRARILMNQGDIPAKGAALSKAINIIDNGLSAGLDMEKGGELAENLSALYDYMTRRLLHANLHNDEQAITEVLALLENIADAWRQIGPNYQPD from the coding sequence ATGTACAATCGGTCAGGGGTTCAAGCTTACGCCCAAGTGAGCATGGAAAGTGGTGTAATGAGTGCAAGCCCTCATCAATTGATCGTGATGTTGTTCGACGGGGCGCAAAGCGCCCTGGTTCGTGCCCGCATCTTGATGAATCAAGGAGATATACCCGCTAAAGGCGCTGCATTATCCAAAGCCATTAATATCATTGATAATGGACTAAGTGCTGGGCTGGATATGGAGAAAGGTGGTGAGCTGGCCGAGAACTTATCAGCCTTGTATGACTATATGACACGGCGCCTACTGCATGCCAACTTGCATAATGACGAACAGGCAATTACTGAAGTGCTCGCTTTGCTCGAAAATATTGCGGATGCCTGGCGGCAAATAGGCCCCAATTACCAACCTGATTAG
- the fliT gene encoding flagella biosynthesis regulatory protein FliT, translated as MERHQHLLSDYQQILTLSEQMLVLATEGHWDALVDLEMTYLKAVENTAKITISSCSSLVLQELLREKLRAILDNEIEIKRLLQLRLDALSTLVGQSSRQQAVNNTYGQFPDHALLLGETQ; from the coding sequence ATGGAACGTCACCAGCACCTTTTGTCCGATTATCAACAAATCCTAACTCTCAGCGAGCAAATGTTAGTGCTGGCGACTGAGGGCCACTGGGATGCGCTGGTTGATCTAGAAATGACTTATCTTAAAGCGGTTGAAAATACCGCTAAAATCACTATTTCTTCATGCTCATCACTCGTGCTACAAGAGCTATTACGGGAGAAGCTAAGAGCGATTTTGGATAATGAAATTGAGATTAAACGTTTATTACAACTGCGCCTTGATGCATTGAGTACTTTGGTTGGGCAATCTTCCCGACAACAAGCAGTTAATAATACTTATGGTCAGTTTCCTGACCATGCATTGCTGCTAGGTGAAACACAATAA
- a CDS encoding helix-turn-helix transcriptional regulator — protein sequence MERTINFCPGVGSSAHVIQHTELLLTSVYIEHPLLIMVNRGHKIIRWDNQECVIRTGEIVAVSSGQTVDIINGLSDEGLFFSHQLRCDPHLIATFANHPASAALGGIPGVLPMRDLAPEFINTYGNTFKAISDSGDIPPSIIRHRMLELLLWLAQRGVKFRIKESHSLSEKVRRCLAIDPHKIWSAAEVAEHMAMSEVVLRRKLAAENILLRDLMIDVRMTSALRLLQGTDWPISLIANQVGYESASRFAERFRKRFGFVPTAIRGHHRLQPTDNDPAPVSYHNYLNLI from the coding sequence ATGGAACGTACAATTAATTTTTGCCCCGGAGTGGGTAGCTCTGCACATGTTATTCAGCACACAGAGCTACTACTCACTTCAGTCTATATTGAGCATCCTTTGCTCATTATGGTCAATCGTGGGCATAAAATCATTCGCTGGGATAATCAAGAGTGTGTTATTCGAACGGGTGAAATAGTTGCAGTCAGCAGTGGCCAAACGGTTGATATAATTAATGGCTTATCTGATGAGGGGTTATTCTTTAGTCATCAACTCCGCTGTGACCCTCACCTGATTGCCACCTTTGCCAATCATCCTGCATCAGCGGCTCTTGGGGGGATTCCTGGGGTATTACCCATGCGTGATTTGGCACCTGAATTTATTAATACATATGGGAATACATTTAAAGCAATATCTGACTCTGGTGATATTCCCCCGAGTATCATTAGGCACCGTATGCTTGAACTGTTACTTTGGCTCGCTCAGCGCGGTGTTAAATTTAGAATCAAAGAGAGTCATTCATTAAGTGAAAAAGTACGGCGCTGTTTGGCCATTGATCCGCATAAAATATGGTCTGCAGCTGAAGTTGCCGAGCATATGGCAATGAGTGAAGTGGTATTGCGGCGAAAATTAGCAGCCGAAAATATACTCTTACGTGACTTGATGATTGATGTACGCATGACCAGCGCACTACGTTTATTGCAAGGTACTGATTGGCCTATTTCATTAATTGCCAATCAGGTGGGCTATGAAAGTGCATCACGTTTTGCCGAGCGTTTTCGTAAACGTTTTGGCTTTGTTCCGACTGCGATACGTGGGCATCATCGTTTACAACCTACCGATAATGATCCCGCACCGGTAAGCTATCATAACTATTTAAACCTAATTTAG
- a CDS encoding HD domain-containing phosphohydrolase has protein sequence MPSNLFGLKSRYPLHIQIAALFTLLIISIGTVIIIFGHSQLTKLTEISTNRQYQKTGEAIAAELEAVTRPMMMSVNILSSMQITELSTLEQRMSFVGKFIEILQQNDYASAVYSAYPNGDLFMLRRLTDTNRKLFHAPTEAEWMVQSNRFLDSIPEKRFIYLNEKQQVIAVMPRDNDNYDPRKRDWFILASASPTLITSPIYIFKGTGEAGFTYSRRSENNQAVIGLDVSLASLSQFLIRQNLPPGSQAIIINSLGEVIASLPKTKDNTAASVNMEKQTPVLQTLLNTQESSHNSNNLEGSGNNHSTLFEAQNKRWYGSIVDINNGSNKYQLVIATPASYLTADADSIRNHSTFIAFILLILSFPLVWYFSRKISNPLIRLRQDADAISHLHFEDRESENSMIEEVDELHKSMSKMKSTLKQFISMGNMLTAENNFFRQMQGLLSETTEIAAMNGGIIFLANKDEGGFTPTAFRWNGENISVAEMSSLEIKENNFATFQPVLEGKTIAGTLNKENIFSQLQEFLQPYLPLRFVAVPMKTHDKQLLGFLLLFSPYQLNAEREHSKIQLVNALVGSLSVSVETQQLLQEQKNLLNAFIELIAGAIDAKSAYTGGHCQRVPEITKMLARAAVNTKEGPFADFSLSENEWEELHTACWLHDCGKITTPEFVVDKSTKLELIYDRIHEIRMRFEVLKREKEIAFLRHHTTLNANEAEQQLLATELSQLDDDFYFIAHCNVGGEFMTDEAIARIHRIAEYHWTRTLDDTAGIAHEEQERKARQPTASLPVQEPMLADKKEHLIYRDDKNKRPEYYDFKIPEPTLLYNRGEIYNLSIRRGTLTEEDRYKINEHIMQTIVMLKKLPFPRTMANVPTIAGGHHERMDGKGYPYQLTYKQMSIPVRMMAIADVFEALTAADRPYKPGKRLSEALNIMLNMVNENHLDRELFILFLQSGIWHEYALAHLQADKVDNIDVSVLLQKIGHQEILLAETA, from the coding sequence ATGCCCAGTAACCTGTTCGGACTAAAAAGTCGCTATCCATTGCATATCCAGATTGCGGCTCTCTTTACTTTGCTGATTATCTCAATCGGGACAGTCATTATTATTTTCGGTCATAGCCAACTGACTAAATTGACTGAGATTAGCACCAATAGGCAATACCAAAAAACCGGGGAAGCTATTGCAGCAGAATTGGAGGCGGTAACTCGCCCCATGATGATGTCTGTTAACATCCTCTCCAGTATGCAAATCACAGAATTATCGACACTGGAACAGCGCATGTCTTTTGTCGGTAAATTCATTGAAATTCTGCAACAGAATGACTACGCCAGCGCCGTCTATAGCGCCTATCCTAACGGCGATTTATTTATGCTACGCCGCCTGACAGACACTAACCGTAAATTATTTCATGCACCGACAGAAGCTGAATGGATGGTTCAAAGTAATCGTTTTCTCGATAGTATTCCGGAAAAAAGATTTATATATCTTAATGAAAAACAGCAAGTGATAGCTGTTATGCCCCGTGATAATGATAACTATGATCCGAGAAAACGGGATTGGTTTATTCTGGCCTCGGCAAGCCCGACACTCATCACCTCCCCTATCTATATTTTCAAAGGAACAGGTGAAGCTGGTTTTACCTATAGCCGCCGTTCTGAAAATAATCAGGCCGTCATTGGGCTAGATGTTTCACTGGCCTCGCTGTCACAGTTTTTAATAAGGCAAAATCTTCCTCCTGGTAGCCAAGCTATTATTATCAACTCACTTGGTGAAGTTATTGCGAGCCTACCTAAGACTAAAGATAATACTGCCGCATCAGTCAACATGGAGAAACAAACTCCGGTATTACAAACATTATTGAACACTCAGGAGAGCAGCCATAATAGCAATAATCTGGAAGGGAGTGGTAACAATCACAGCACCCTATTTGAAGCACAAAATAAGCGCTGGTATGGCTCAATTGTCGATATTAATAATGGTAGTAACAAATATCAGTTGGTTATTGCCACACCAGCCAGTTACCTTACTGCCGATGCGGACTCCATCCGTAATCATTCTACTTTTATTGCATTTATCCTCTTGATACTCAGTTTTCCGCTGGTTTGGTATTTCTCACGGAAAATATCTAATCCGCTGATTCGTCTTCGCCAAGATGCCGACGCCATAAGCCACTTGCATTTCGAGGATCGCGAGTCTGAAAACTCGATGATTGAAGAAGTCGATGAACTACACAAATCGATGTCAAAAATGAAATCGACACTGAAGCAGTTTATTTCAATGGGCAATATGCTGACGGCAGAAAATAACTTCTTTCGTCAGATGCAGGGGTTATTAAGTGAAACGACTGAAATTGCGGCGATGAACGGGGGGATTATCTTCCTCGCCAATAAAGATGAGGGGGGCTTCACACCAACAGCATTTCGCTGGAATGGCGAAAACATCTCTGTGGCAGAAATGTCTTCATTAGAAATAAAAGAAAATAACTTCGCGACCTTCCAGCCCGTGCTCGAGGGAAAAACTATTGCCGGCACACTAAATAAAGAAAATATATTCAGTCAATTACAAGAGTTTTTACAACCTTATTTACCTTTGCGGTTTGTTGCAGTACCGATGAAAACTCACGATAAACAACTCTTAGGGTTTTTACTGCTTTTTAGCCCCTATCAATTAAACGCTGAACGTGAACACTCAAAAATTCAGCTAGTTAACGCGCTGGTCGGCAGCTTATCCGTTTCAGTAGAAACGCAACAATTATTACAAGAGCAAAAAAACCTACTCAATGCCTTTATAGAGCTGATTGCGGGTGCCATCGATGCCAAAAGTGCGTATACCGGCGGGCACTGTCAAAGAGTGCCAGAAATAACCAAAATGCTTGCCAGAGCCGCAGTTAATACCAAAGAAGGGCCTTTCGCTGACTTTAGTTTATCTGAAAATGAGTGGGAAGAACTGCATACAGCATGCTGGTTACATGACTGTGGCAAGATAACGACACCTGAATTTGTCGTGGATAAATCAACAAAACTGGAATTAATCTATGACCGTATCCATGAAATACGGATGCGGTTTGAGGTCTTAAAACGTGAAAAAGAAATTGCTTTCTTGCGCCACCATACCACACTCAATGCCAATGAAGCCGAGCAGCAATTATTGGCGACTGAATTAAGTCAATTGGATGATGATTTTTACTTTATTGCACATTGCAATGTCGGCGGTGAATTTATGACCGATGAAGCAATTGCTCGTATCCATCGTATTGCCGAATATCACTGGACTCGCACATTGGACGATACTGCAGGGATTGCTCATGAAGAACAAGAACGTAAAGCACGACAACCCACCGCTTCATTACCAGTGCAAGAACCAATGCTAGCTGATAAAAAAGAGCATCTTATTTATCGTGATGATAAAAATAAGCGCCCAGAATATTATGATTTTAAAATCCCCGAGCCAACTTTGCTCTATAACCGAGGGGAGATTTATAACCTCAGCATTCGGCGTGGAACATTGACTGAAGAAGACCGTTATAAAATAAATGAACATATTATGCAGACCATTGTGATGCTAAAAAAACTCCCCTTCCCGCGCACAATGGCCAATGTACCCACTATTGCAGGTGGGCATCATGAGCGCATGGACGGTAAGGGATATCCTTATCAACTCACTTATAAACAGATGAGTATTCCTGTTAGGATGATGGCTATCGCCGATGTGTTTGAAGCATTAACAGCAGCTGACCGCCCTTATAAACCTGGCAAACGGCTGTCCGAAGCGCTAAATATCATGCTGAATATGGTGAATGAAAATCATCTGGACAGAGAACTATTTATTTTATTCCTGCAATCCGGTATCTGGCATGAATATGCCCTAGCTCATTTACAGGCAGACAAAGTGGATAATATTGATGTTTCAGTTTTACTGCAAAAAATTGGTCATCAAGAAATTTTGTTAGCAGAAACTGCATAG
- a CDS encoding DNA-3-methyladenine glycosylase family protein gives MFYHYGETEINHLKRRDKKMAAAIERLGMITRPLSPDLFAALIRNIVDQQISVKAALTVNARLVALLGHVTPLTVAAAPIEAIQGCGMTMRKAGYIKGAADVALNGSLDLAAISQLPDNEVISQLSSLNGVGIWTAEMLLISSLSRPDILSWGDLAIRRGMMNLYRHKILTRERFERYRRRYTPYGTTASLYLWALSHEEIV, from the coding sequence ATGTTCTATCACTACGGCGAAACCGAAATTAATCATCTTAAACGGAGAGATAAAAAGATGGCAGCCGCTATAGAACGGCTAGGAATGATAACCCGCCCATTATCACCCGATTTGTTTGCTGCCCTGATAAGAAACATTGTTGACCAACAAATTTCAGTTAAAGCGGCGCTGACTGTCAATGCACGTTTGGTGGCATTATTAGGCCACGTGACACCACTAACCGTTGCGGCAGCACCGATAGAAGCCATCCAAGGGTGTGGGATGACCATGAGAAAAGCTGGATATATTAAAGGTGCAGCGGATGTCGCGCTTAATGGCTCACTCGATTTAGCGGCTATTTCTCAATTGCCAGATAATGAGGTGATTTCCCAACTATCGAGTCTTAATGGCGTGGGTATTTGGACCGCAGAAATGTTGCTTATCTCCTCATTATCCCGCCCAGATATTCTCAGTTGGGGAGATTTAGCAATCCGCCGCGGTATGATGAATTTATACCGCCATAAGATACTAACGCGAGAACGTTTTGAACGATATCGCCGCCGCTATACACCTTATGGCACAACGGCATCACTGTATTTATGGGCATTATCGCATGAAGAAATCGTGTGA
- the fliE gene encoding flagellar hook-basal body complex protein FliE: MSVQGIEGVLQQLQVTALQASGSAKTLPAEAGFASELKAAIGKISENQQTARTLAQNFELGVPGVGLNDVMVNMQKSSVSLQLGIQVRNKLVAAYQDVMNMGV; the protein is encoded by the coding sequence ATGTCTGTTCAAGGTATTGAAGGGGTTTTACAGCAGTTGCAGGTCACCGCCTTGCAAGCATCTGGTTCAGCGAAAACGCTGCCCGCTGAGGCCGGTTTTGCCAGCGAATTAAAAGCGGCTATTGGTAAAATCAGTGAAAACCAGCAGACAGCCCGTACTTTGGCACAAAATTTTGAATTAGGTGTGCCCGGTGTTGGCCTTAATGATGTGATGGTGAATATGCAGAAATCATCAGTATCATTACAGCTTGGGATCCAAGTACGTAATAAGCTGGTAGCGGCGTATCAAGACGTGATGAATATGGGTGTTTAG